The genome window ACGATCCTCCTGGACGGGCAGGAGCTGACCGACCTGCCGATGTACCGCCGCGCCCGGCTCGGCATCGGCTACCTGCCGCAGGAGGCGTCGATCTTCCGCGGCCTGACGGTCGAGCAGAACATCCGTGCCGTGCTGGAGATCTCCGAGCCGGACCGCTCGGCGCGCGAGGCGGTGCTGGAGGACCTGCTGGCCGAGTTCTCGATCAGCCATCTGCGCCGCACCCCCGCCCTGGCGCTGTCGGGCGGCGAGCGCCGGCGCGTCGAGATCGCCCGGGCGTTGGCCAGCCATCCGCATTTCATGCTGCTGGACGAGCCGCTGGCCGGCATCGATCCGATCGCGGTCGGCGACATCCGCGACCTGGTGGCGCATCTGCGCGACCGGGGCATCGGCGTCCTGATCACCGACCACAATGTGCGGGAAACCCTCGATATCGTCGATCGGGCCTATATCCTCCACGACGGGCGTGTTCTGATGGAAGGCGAACCATCCGACATCGTCGGCAATGAGGAGGTGCGGCGCGTGTATCTGGGCGAACGCTTCAGCCTGTAGGCCACCGGGCAGCCATGGCCATTTCGCAACGCCTCGGGCTCCGGCAGAGCCAGGCGCTGGTCATGACGCCGCAGCTGCAGCAGTCGATCAAGCTGCTGCAGCTGTCCAACATCGAGCTCTCCGCCTTCGTCGAGGCGGAGCTCGAGCGCAACCCGCTCCTGGAACGGGAGGAGGGCGAGCGCGGCGACGACGGCGGCGACGGCACCAGCGACCGGAACGACATCGAGCCTCCCGATCCCGGATCGGGGCGGACGGTGGCGGCCGATGTCGCGCTGACCGCGCCGGAGCCGCCGGCCATCGTCTCGGCGGACGCGCCGCTGGACACCGATTGGAGCAACCTGTTCACCGGCTCCAGCGCCACCGACCGGAACGAGGATTACGGCGGCGAGGCGCAGTTCGCCGGTGCGGGGCGCGGCCGCATGGACTTCGCCGACGACCTGCCCGGCCTCGAGGAGACGCTGGCGGAGCGGCCGAGCCTGCGCGACCATCTGCTGAGCCAGATCGCGATCGAGTTCGCCGCCCCGGCCGACCGGCTGATCGCGGCACGGCTCGTCGACCTGCTGGAGGAGACGGGCTATCTCGGCGCC of Inquilinus sp. Marseille-Q2685 contains these proteins:
- the lptB gene encoding LPS export ABC transporter ATP-binding protein, whose protein sequence is MTKPISPHPAETAAAPRLVAKNDGLVARNLGKQYKKRPVLRGVSLQVQRGEAVGLLGPNGAGKTTCFYMITGLIQPDYGTILLDGQELTDLPMYRRARLGIGYLPQEASIFRGLTVEQNIRAVLEISEPDRSAREAVLEDLLAEFSISHLRRTPALALSGGERRRVEIARALASHPHFMLLDEPLAGIDPIAVGDIRDLVAHLRDRGIGVLITDHNVRETLDIVDRAYILHDGRVLMEGEPSDIVGNEEVRRVYLGERFSL